A single window of Aquarana catesbeiana isolate 2022-GZ linkage group LG10, ASM4218655v1, whole genome shotgun sequence DNA harbors:
- the CD79A gene encoding B-cell antigen receptor complex-associated protein alpha chain: MEVKAPHLSCHAVATLLLVVLSVIPSHGLKMLWVPTSISVNPGDNTKIPCNYESQPEEEVEITWSLYKNKVIRSGDNISVYTEVHNLKDNTKDLQIKKVETNQSGLYKCKVKVTVHNISYSSCGTYLRVKDLPVFLFFNVAEATKNRVITAEGILLLFCAIIPGTILLYKKRFENLNVLSLKQSEGENLYEGLNLEDCSMYEDISRGLQATYEDVGALRAGDIQLEKP, translated from the exons ATGGAGGTCAAAGCCCCACACCTATCATGCCATGCTGTGGCCACTTTGCTCCTGGTGGTCCTCTCAG TCATTCCTTCTCATGGTCTGAAGATGCTGTGGGTACCAACCTCCATCAGTGTCAACCCAGGTGACAATACGAAGATTCCATGTAACTATGAGAGCCAGCCTGAAGAGGAGGTGGAGATCACCTGGTCACTGTACAAGAACAAAGTAATCAGATCAGGAGATAACATTTCGGTCTATACAGAAGTACATAACTTAAAAGACAACACAAAGGATCTGCAGATCAAGAAGGTAGAGACGAATCAAAGTGGCTTGTATAAGTGCAAGGTCAAGGTGACTGTACATAATATAAGCTACAGTTCCTGTGGGACCTACCTGAGAGTGAAAG ATCTTCCAGTCTTCCTCTTTTTTAATGTTGCGGAAGCTACGAAGAACAGAGTGATCACAGCCGAGGGCATACTGTTGCTGTTTTGTGCCATCATACCCGGGACCATCCTGCTGTACAAG AAACGCTTTGAAAATCTTAATGTTCTGTCTCTGAAACAATCAGAAGGAGAGAATCTGTATGAG GGGCTAAATTTGGAGGACTGCTCAATGTATGAAGACATCTCCCGTGGTCTGCAGGCCACCTATGAGGATGTGGGCGCCCTGCGGGCCGGTGACATCCAGCTGGAGAAGCCTTGA